One Gemmatimonadota bacterium DNA segment encodes these proteins:
- a CDS encoding PQQ-binding-like beta-propeller repeat protein, protein MNHLLSLAVVLLLGSPVRLGAQAAEPAGAGRSVLDGVFTEAQAVAGKAIFNRNCGECHAPGHFTHRGFLGAWAGRSLADLLGQLRETMPFDRPGQLAPQEYVDVIAYILTLNGLPPGRDTLRADSTLGLIRIERAPASEKPGLTGDGEWRYWGGDAGSTRYSALDQIHADNVKDLQVVWRWSAANFGPTPETYYRATPLYARGVLYTVAGERRAVAAIDPATGETLWTWRMDEGLRWEKAPRRFSGRGLAYWTDGREERVIVVTPGYYLVELDARTGRPAPGFGEDGVVDLMQGLGYQLVPWTGQSGPLMTNGDNGPVKATGDIASKAAAEGGEKLVYGIDPEEGQIGSSSPAIVVGDVIVVGSSALQGYYPRRLRNIPGTIRGFDVRSGRQLWVFNLIPRPGEFGHETWLEDSWEVAGKNDAWAPFSADLQAGLVYIPVGHPHNDWYGGHRPGDNLFSESVLALDARTGKRRWHFQMIHHDIWDYDTPTAPNLDDITVKGKRIPALVQTTKQGFAYVLDRLTGKPVWPIVERPVPRSDTPGEWTSPTQPFPSRPRAFERQGATVDELIDFTPELRAQALELVKEFRLGPLYTPVSRVEAPDGTKGTIQVPGANGGTNIMGGAAVDRETGILYVASQGGHSRIALEHNPERSEMRYVSQGPGGLRGPQGLPLLKPPYGRITAIDLNTGEHLWMIPNGDTPESVKNHPALRGVSLPRTGKSAHANVLVTKTLLFYGEGRGGGRSFHAVDKRTGEELAALELPA, encoded by the coding sequence GTGAATCATCTCCTTTCACTCGCGGTCGTGCTGCTGCTGGGGTCGCCGGTGCGGCTCGGCGCGCAGGCTGCCGAGCCGGCGGGCGCAGGCCGCAGCGTGCTGGACGGCGTCTTCACGGAGGCGCAGGCCGTCGCCGGCAAGGCCATCTTCAATCGGAACTGCGGCGAGTGTCACGCGCCCGGCCACTTCACGCACCGCGGCTTCCTGGGCGCCTGGGCCGGGCGCAGCCTGGCCGACCTGCTCGGCCAGCTACGCGAGACCATGCCCTTCGACCGGCCGGGTCAGCTCGCGCCCCAGGAGTACGTGGACGTGATCGCATACATCCTGACGCTGAACGGCCTGCCCCCCGGCCGGGACACGCTGCGCGCGGATTCCACGCTCGGCCTCATCCGCATCGAGCGTGCGCCAGCGAGCGAGAAGCCCGGCCTAACCGGGGATGGCGAGTGGCGCTACTGGGGCGGCGACGCGGGGAGCACGCGCTACTCGGCGCTGGACCAGATCCATGCGGACAACGTCAAGGACCTGCAGGTGGTGTGGCGCTGGTCGGCGGCCAACTTCGGGCCGACGCCCGAGACCTACTACCGGGCGACCCCCCTCTACGCTCGAGGCGTGCTCTACACGGTGGCGGGCGAGCGGCGCGCTGTGGCCGCCATCGATCCGGCCACGGGCGAGACGCTCTGGACCTGGCGCATGGACGAGGGGCTGCGCTGGGAGAAGGCGCCGCGCCGCTTCTCCGGGCGCGGGCTCGCCTACTGGACGGACGGCCGCGAGGAGCGCGTGATCGTGGTCACGCCGGGCTACTACCTGGTGGAGCTGGACGCGCGCACCGGGCGGCCGGCGCCGGGCTTCGGCGAGGACGGCGTCGTGGACCTGATGCAGGGCCTGGGCTACCAACTGGTGCCGTGGACCGGGCAGAGCGGACCGCTGATGACGAACGGCGACAACGGGCCGGTGAAGGCCACGGGCGACATCGCCTCGAAGGCTGCCGCGGAAGGGGGCGAGAAGCTGGTGTACGGGATCGACCCCGAGGAAGGGCAGATCGGGTCCAGCTCGCCGGCCATCGTGGTGGGCGACGTCATTGTAGTGGGCAGCTCGGCGCTCCAGGGCTACTACCCGCGGCGGCTGAGGAACATCCCGGGCACGATCCGCGGCTTCGACGTGCGCAGCGGCCGCCAGCTCTGGGTGTTCAACCTGATCCCGCGCCCGGGCGAGTTCGGGCACGAGACGTGGCTGGAAGATTCCTGGGAGGTGGCGGGGAAGAACGATGCCTGGGCGCCGTTCTCGGCGGACCTGCAGGCCGGGCTCGTCTACATCCCCGTCGGCCACCCGCACAACGACTGGTACGGCGGCCACCGGCCGGGGGACAACCTGTTCTCGGAGAGCGTGCTGGCGCTGGACGCGCGCACGGGGAAGCGGCGCTGGCACTTCCAGATGATCCATCACGACATCTGGGACTACGACACGCCCACCGCGCCCAATCTGGACGACATCACGGTCAAGGGAAAGCGCATCCCCGCGCTGGTGCAGACCACGAAGCAGGGGTTCGCGTACGTCCTTGACCGCCTGACTGGCAAGCCGGTCTGGCCGATCGTCGAGCGGCCGGTGCCGCGGTCGGATACGCCTGGCGAATGGACCTCGCCGACGCAGCCGTTCCCCTCGCGCCCGCGCGCCTTCGAGCGGCAGGGCGCCACCGTGGACGAGCTGATCGACTTCACGCCCGAGCTGCGCGCGCAGGCGCTGGAGCTGGTGAAGGAGTTCCGGCTGGGGCCGCTGTACACGCCGGTCTCGCGGGTGGAGGCGCCGGACGGGACTAAGGGGACGATCCAGGTCCCGGGCGCGAATGGCGGCACCAACATCATGGGCGGCGCCGCGGTCGATAGGGAGACCGGTATCCTGTACGTGGCGTCGCAGGGCGGGCATAGCCGGATCGCGCTCGAGCACAATCCGGAGCGCTCGGAGATGAGGTATGTGTCGCAGGGGCCGGGCGGGCTGCGCGGGCCGCAGGGGCTGCCGCTGCTCAAGCCGCCTTACGGCCGCATCACGGCCATTGACCTGAACACGGGCGAG
- a CDS encoding BrnT family toxin, with amino-acid sequence MEFEFDPAKSEANKAKHGIDFNEAMRLWEDENRIEIPARTTDEPRSLVIGKIAEKHWSGVITYRGEKIRIVSVRRSRWEEVKLYEGQGE; translated from the coding sequence ATGGAATTCGAGTTCGATCCGGCCAAGAGCGAGGCCAACAAGGCGAAGCACGGGATCGACTTCAACGAGGCGATGAGGCTGTGGGAGGATGAGAACCGGATTGAGATTCCCGCCCGGACCACGGATGAGCCCCGGTCGTTGGTGATCGGGAAAATCGCCGAGAAGCACTGGTCGGGCGTCATTACGTACCGTGGCGAGAAGATCCGCATCGTCTCTGTCCGGCGCTCCCGCTGGGAGGAGGTGAAGTTGTATGAAGGTCAAGGCGAGTAA
- a CDS encoding CopG family transcriptional regulator — MKVKASKFEREFDEGKDVSRYLDVSKARRPGLEQRRVNVDFPAWMIESLDREAARLGVPRQSLVKVWIAERLERLRTGTV, encoded by the coding sequence ATGAAGGTCAAGGCGAGTAAGTTCGAGCGGGAGTTCGACGAGGGGAAGGACGTCTCTCGCTATCTGGACGTCTCGAAAGCGCGCAGGCCCGGGCTGGAGCAACGGCGGGTCAATGTGGACTTCCCGGCATGGATGATCGAGTCGCTGGATCGAGAGGCGGCGCGACTAGGTGTGCCGCGGCAGTCGCTGGTCAAGGTCTGGATCGCGGAGCGGCTCGAGCGGCTCCGCACGGGAACCGTATAA